GTAGGAAGTTTCGAATGGTAGACCGTTAGCTCCGTAAGCGATATAATCGGAGTCTTGCGGTTTTTTACTCATACATCGGGAGCCTTGGAAGAAGAAAGCCAAGATATGAAGAACGCTTTCAGATCATCATAACCTTTTTGATCGGAAAGTTCGGACTTGGCTTCGATAGATCTGGTCTTTAGAGTTTTTAAACTAGGATCCGTTTGTATTCTTTTCCATAAGAATCCATTGATCAACACTCTTTCTCCGGATAAAAACAGATACGGAGTATTTTTGGCTTTTACTTCTCTTTGTAAAAGTTTTCTATCAACTGCCCAAACTTCAGATAAAAGAATATAATCTTTTTCTCTTATTTCAGGATAAGAAGTAAAATGGGTCTTTTGTTTAGAAATGAAATACAGATAAGCTGAAGTTTCAGGAGAAACATAGATCCTTTCATCCTGATCTACGATCAATCTTCCTTTTAAAGATGTTACATCCTTAGCAAGAGAGTTTAATTTTATCTTATCCACACCTAAAATAGGGCGGATCGTAAAATATCCGGAGATAGCAATCAAAGCGAATATCCCGATAGAAGCAGGAAGAGAATTTAATTCCCTTTCGGAACGAAGTAAAAAATTAGCTACAAAAAGGATTAAAATAAACGATCCGAAGCCTAAAAGATATTTCCAAACCGCTTGGCCCATAAATCCAAAAGAATGGGCTCCGTAAAAATTAAGATTTCCTAATAGAATAATTCCGAGCACAAGAACGGAAAGATATCCGAATAAGAAAAGTTTAGGAAGATTTCTTCTCTTGAAGAATACGGATTGCTGCTTCTTCTTCTCTCTAATACCTACAGTTCCTGCCTTGATCACGAAAATAGTAAATCCGATCAGGAAAAAGGTGAAATGAGAGAAAAATCCAAGAACAGTGCAGGAAACTAAGATCAAAAGATCTACAACTGTTTCCATTCTGAAAGAAAGAAATAGAACTAATAAAAACGAAAAGCTAACTAATTCTCCCAACATATTCAAAGGAACTAGATAAGAGAATGGATTGATCGCAGCTAGATAACAAAACAGATAATGATTTAGTTTCCAAGTCTCCCTTTCCATTATGTAAGCACAAAGATGGATCCCCAAACTTAGGAAAAACGCTCCGAAAGAGAGATAAGCAGGTATATAATTCAGGGCGAAGACGGATTTCCAAAAGGATAAAAGCAAAAATGGAAGAGGTTCACGGAATGAGAAAAATTTTCCATCTTCCGAAAGAGAACGTAATTCTGCCAATGTCCGGAAACTTTCTCCGTTGGACGGGTCACCATGCCAAGAATAGAGAAGGGTCAGAAGACCGGTGAGAAACAGCGTCGAGAGTGAAATGAGCGCGGGGTTTGCTTTTCTGTTTCTTTCCAAGTCCATGCGGCGGAATTCTTCTCCTACGGATTTCGGAGCTACGTTAAAAATTTAGGTGAAATTATACCAACACATTTTGAACTAAACTAAGAGGCATATTCCGAGGGCAAGAAGATGGAAAAAAAAGACCATATCCTTTACGATAAGACCGGAAATCCTAGCAAAGAGCCGGCTTGGATTTTCAGAACTTACGCGGGTCATACAAACGCAAAGGAGTCCAACGAACTCTTTAGAAAAAACCTGGCAAAGGGTCAAACAGGCCTTTCCATCGCCTTTGATCTTCCCACACAATGCGGTTATAGCTCAGATCACGCAATCGCAAAGCCGGAAATCGGAAAAGTAGGAGTTCCAATCAACACATTGGAGGACTTCCGGATCCTATTCGATCAGATTCCGATCGAAGAAATGAACACTTCCATGACCATCAATGGTACTTCCATGTGGTTACTTTCGCTATACGTGGCTTTGGCGGAAGAAAGAGGAGAAGACGTTTCCAAACTCCAAGGAACCACTCAAAACGACATAATTAAAGAATATCTGGCTCGCGGGACTTACATTTTCCCTCCTGAACATTCTATCCGTATCATCGTGGATATGTATGAATATTGTTTGAAAAGAATCCCGAAATGGAACCCATCCAATATTTGTTCTTACCATTTACAAGAAGCAGGAGCAACTCCAGTCCAGGAGCTAGCATTCGCACTCGCAACAGGAATGGCCATCCTTGATGCAGTGAAAGAAAGAAACTGTTTCACTCACGAAGAATTCGAGCAGTGCGTTGGTAGGATCTCCTTCTTCGTAAACGCAGGTATCCGATTCATCGAAGAAATGTGTAAGATGCGTGCCTTCTCCGATATGTGGGAAGAGATCACAAAAGGAATTTATCAGGTAAAAAGTGAGAAATTCCGCCGATTCCGTTACGGAGTCCAAGTAAACTCGCTCGGGTTAACGGAAGAACAACCTGAAAACAACGCATGGAGAATTTTGATCGAAGCTTTAGGAGTCACCTTAAGTAGAGATGCAAGATGTAGAGCTCTCCAACTTCCAGCTTGGAACGAAGCACTTTCACTTCCTCGCCCTTGGGACCAACAATGGTCACTTCGTTTACAACAAGTTCTCGCTTACGAAACCGATCTACTTGAATATCCGGACCTATTCGAAGGCTCCAGAGTTGTAGAAAGTAAAGTAAAAGATCTGGTCGAGAATGCAAACAAAGAGATCCAAAAGATCAAAGAGATGGGTGGAGCGATCAAAGCGATCGAGAACGGTTACATGAAAGCCCAACTTGTAAAATCCCAAGCGGAAAGACTCGCTAAGATCAATAACGACGAACTTATCATCGTAGGAAAAAACAAATGGAAAGACGGTATCCCATCCCCTCTTACCAACGATCCTGACGGAGGAATTTTCAAAGTAGATCCTAAATCCGCAGAACAAACTCTCAAAGTACTCTCCGATGTTAAAGCAAGAAGAGATGCGAAGAAGGTAGCAGAAACTTTAGCAAGATTAGAAGACGATGCTAAAAACGGAAAGAACCTTATGTTCGCTTCCGTAGAATGTGCCAAGGCTCTTGTGACTACAGGAGAATGGGCAGATACACTCAGAAAAATATTCGGAGAATATCGTCCATCCACCGGAGTTGAAGGACAAAAACTCAATTTGGAATCCGACAAAGTATCTAATGTCAGAACTAAGGTTGAGAAGTTCCAAAAAGCAACAGGCGCAAGACCTAAAATAGTAGTCGGTAAACCTGGATTAGACGGACATTCGAATGGTGCCGAGATGATCGCAGTATCTGCAAAACATGCAGGATTCGATGTGATCTACTCCGGGATCAGACTCACTCCGGAAGAAATCGTACAATCAGCTGTGGAAGAGAACGCAAACGTGATCGGAGTATCCATACTTTCCGGATCTCATGTGGAACTTGCAGAACAAATATTCGCAGAATTAAAACATTATAAAGCGGATATTCCTGTTGTTTTCGGAGGAATTATCCCTCAGCCTGATTTCGAAAAACTACATTCCATCGGAGTGAAAGCAATCTTTACTCCAAAAGATTATGATCTAATGGATGTAATGGACCGAATCATAGATATCGTATCCGAAAAGATCCCAGCTTCCGTTTAAGGCATGACCGTACGGTTTGCAGAAAAGGAACTAAAAGAACTGATCCAAGAAGCTTCCCAAGGGGAAAAATATCCTCTTGCGAAGCTGATCAGCGAACTGGAAAAACCGGATTCATTCGAATTTCGTAAAGTTCTATTCAAAGAATTAGAAAATTCAGGCTTCAATGGAGACAAATCAGTCACCATCGGATTTACGGGAACTCCCGGAGCAGGAAAATCCTCTCTTTTAGGAGAGATCTCCACAAACTTCTTACAAAATGTCCCAGACAAAAAAATGGCAGTAGTCGCCATAGATCCTTCCAGTCATATCAGTGGAGGTTCTTTACTTGGAGATAGGACCAGACTTTCGCTGCCGGTAAGAGAAAAGAGGATATTTTTCAGATCTCAACCGAGCCAATTAGAGCTGGGAGGTTTAAATCCTTATACTTACCATGTAATCCGATTACTTCGCTGCTTCTTCGATTTTATATTCGTAGAAACAGTTGGGATCGGCCAAAATGAAATAGAAGTTTCCAAACTAGCGGATCTATCCTTTTTAGTCATGGTGCCTTTAGGTGGAGACCAGATCCAATTCATGAAAAGTGGGATCATGGAAGTCCCGGATGCATTTATATTAAATAAATGTGATGAAGAAAATCTTGCAAGAGCAAGTTATCACACTCTTTCCACTACTCTTGAATTCCTAAGAGATATTGTTCCTGGAGGAAGTATCCCTCCTATTTTCCTAACCAGTGTAAAAACTAAAAAAGGGATCCAAGAACTCTTAGATTTCGTTCTGAAAAGTAAACCTCATCCCAAAAGATCTTCAGAAACCAAGGTCCAGATCGAAAAATGGATCAAAACCGAGTATGGGAATTTCGGGCTTTCCTTCTCCGAAAAATTAGGAAATAATACACAAAAGAATTACGAAGAATGGGAAAATTTCTTTAATTCCGAAATCCGCTCCAAATTAAAATAAATTATTGATTGATAAAAACGGAAATTTTTGTCCAATCATTGGATGAAATTTTCGTCCGGTTTATTCTTCTCAAGCCTCCTTGTCTTATTCTCCTTCGGTTCTTCTTTCTCTGAAGAAATTAAATTTGTTCATCCTACCAATGCAGTTGGTGGAACATTTTCCGGGATCAAAAAAAGAGCAGAACTTCCTTCCCCTACTGTTTCGGGTTCAGGTTTAAAAGCAGTAGCAATCGTCGGTGAAGTAGATGGGAACGAAGGCCCAAAAACCCGAGAATATGTAAATAATATCAAAGGTCTTGTAAAAGTTTTAAAAGACAGAGGAGTTACTGTCAGCGAATTTTATCCTCCTAATAATCCTTGGGCGGGGATCAAAGAAGCATCACAAAATGCGAATATAGTTTTATACGCCGGGCATGGTGTAGGAACCAATTTGGATCAACCTCCTTATGACCAAAGATCAGTAGGTGGATTTTATTTAGGAAAAGAATTCGTTTCTAATGAACAAATTTCCTCGGGATTAAAACCTGCGCCTGGTGCAATCGTCCTGTTTTTAGGAGCTTGTTTTACTGCAGGAAATATGGCTTACGATATGGGAGTGATCCGGGATGAAGAAACTAAAAAGAGAATCTCCATGTATTCTTCTCCATTTTTGGAGACCGGATTCAAAGGTTATTATGCAACCTGGGCACCATGGACGGCTCAAACAATTCTAGCATTATTATTTACGAATAAGAATTATGGGGATGTTTATTTCAGCCAAACAAATCCTCAAGAGGTAACGAAAATTTCCCACCCTCGTTCTTCCGGATCTTCTTTATATTATCATACGAAACCTCCTACTTCTAAACCTGTTTATGATTATGCGTTCGCAGGAGATCCTTCTAATGTTTTGAGATCCGAGAATTCAAACACGGATACTGAAACTAAAATTACGGAAGAGGAGAGACTAAAACAAAATCGTATCTTAATTTCCAGTTTATATGATAAGAATGAGAACAAATCCTTGGAGTCTTTAGAAAAAGGTGCGGATCCAAATGCCGATTATCTAGGTTGGAAACCTATCCATCTTGCGATCGTATTCGATCTTCCGAATGTAGTGAAAGAATTAGTTCGTAAAAAAGCTTCCATCAATGCTCAGGCGGAAGGATATACTCCTTTGTCCATGGCTCTTGCTTATGAGCGTAAAGAGATTGCTGAGTTTTTAGAAAAGGAAGGCGGAACCAGAAGTAGAGCCGCATTTAAAAAACCGAATATTCCGAATTTGAAAAAGTAGAATAATAAGCTCTAAAACCTTAATAATCTATAGATCAAATTCCGGAGAAAACTCCAAAGATACCCCAGTAACATTTGTTTTCCCGCCTGGGCATATATTTGGCCTTGGCTTGGTATTCCGGAAGATCTAGAATTGGATCCGTCTGCAGAAGGTACATTTGCATATGCATCTAGATACTGTTGTTTCTGTTCCGGAGTGAGTAATTTCCAAGATTCTGGCGGAAAACCGGGAGGGATTTTTTCTTCTTCCATAGGCAGGAGAAGATAAGCCGACTCTATGGGTTGGTCAAGAAATTCTTTCCTATTTTTCTAATATAGATTTATACTAAAAAATTAAGGATCAGGCAAATTCTGTGCTTGGATGTACCCGTCCCTTAAGACATAAGCGGCAAATAAATTTCTCCGAAATCCTGGCCTTTTTTAATGGGAAGCCTTCTAAAGAGACCATAATCGCCAATATTTACCCATTCCCCCCTCACATTTTTTGCAACCTACCCTCCCAAATTGACTCATATCATTTAGAAAAAAAGGGAGCCCTCCATGGCAATCATTCTAAGTTTTTTTGCGGCACACTGGATTTTAGCCGCTTTCGTTCAATCGTTCTATTTACATCGTTATTCTGCTCACCAGATGTTCAAACTGAACCGTTTCTGGGAAAAGTTCTTCTATTTCTTTACTTTTGTTGTGCAAGGTTCTTCCTTTTTGAACCCAAGAGCGTATGCAATTCTTCACAGAAGACACCATGCTTACAGCGACACCGCAAAGGATCCTCATTCTCCTGTAGCTTCTAAAGGATTTTTCGATATGATGTGGACCACCGCAGTCGTTTACGAAAATATTTTAGATCGTAAAGAAGTAGTGGAGAAAGAGTTCAAAGGAAATTATCCAGAGATCCCTTGGTTCGACCGTTTTGCTGATTCTTGGTATATCCGTTTGTTCTTCGGAACCGGCTATACATTATTCTATATGGCATTCGTTCCTGCAGATGCAGTTTGGTTATATGCTCTATTACCAATCCATTATCTAATGGGACCAACTCATGGTGCAGTTGTAAACTGGTGTGGACATATGTATGGTTACCGCAACCACGCAAAAAATCCGGACAATTCCAAAAACACTCTTCCAGTGGACTTCTTGATCATGGGGGAATTGTACCAAAACAACCACCACGCTCACCCGAACTCTCCGAACTTCGCGTTCCGTTGGTTCGAGTTGGATCTTACTTACCAAATGATGAAGGTACTACATTTTATGGGAATCATCACCATCCAGAGAGCTGTGTGGACCGAGAAAGGAAGAAAAGAACTTTCTGGAACGGCACCTTCTCCTTTGGCTGATGTTGCTTAAGATTTTTTAACTTAGTAAGTTTTTGTAAGCCGCTTGGGAACAAGCGGCTTTTTTATTCTTCTCGGATCCTGTCCAAGTCCCCTCTCATCTCTTTATCGTATTCTTCCATTAAGAGAGGATAAAATTCCGGGCTTAATTCTATTTTCCCGTTCAATACTAATTGGAATAAGGAACGGACCAATTCTTCTTTTTCAAATCCTGTGCAGATCCACTCCAGAAGTTCCAATGCCAGATCCA
This region of Leptospira andrefontaineae genomic DNA includes:
- a CDS encoding protein meaA, with the translated sequence MEKKDHILYDKTGNPSKEPAWIFRTYAGHTNAKESNELFRKNLAKGQTGLSIAFDLPTQCGYSSDHAIAKPEIGKVGVPINTLEDFRILFDQIPIEEMNTSMTINGTSMWLLSLYVALAEERGEDVSKLQGTTQNDIIKEYLARGTYIFPPEHSIRIIVDMYEYCLKRIPKWNPSNICSYHLQEAGATPVQELAFALATGMAILDAVKERNCFTHEEFEQCVGRISFFVNAGIRFIEEMCKMRAFSDMWEEITKGIYQVKSEKFRRFRYGVQVNSLGLTEEQPENNAWRILIEALGVTLSRDARCRALQLPAWNEALSLPRPWDQQWSLRLQQVLAYETDLLEYPDLFEGSRVVESKVKDLVENANKEIQKIKEMGGAIKAIENGYMKAQLVKSQAERLAKINNDELIIVGKNKWKDGIPSPLTNDPDGGIFKVDPKSAEQTLKVLSDVKARRDAKKVAETLARLEDDAKNGKNLMFASVECAKALVTTGEWADTLRKIFGEYRPSTGVEGQKLNLESDKVSNVRTKVEKFQKATGARPKIVVGKPGLDGHSNGAEMIAVSAKHAGFDVIYSGIRLTPEEIVQSAVEENANVIGVSILSGSHVELAEQIFAELKHYKADIPVVFGGIIPQPDFEKLHSIGVKAIFTPKDYDLMDVMDRIIDIVSEKIPASV
- a CDS encoding protein kinase, with the protein product MTVRFAEKELKELIQEASQGEKYPLAKLISELEKPDSFEFRKVLFKELENSGFNGDKSVTIGFTGTPGAGKSSLLGEISTNFLQNVPDKKMAVVAIDPSSHISGGSLLGDRTRLSLPVREKRIFFRSQPSQLELGGLNPYTYHVIRLLRCFFDFIFVETVGIGQNEIEVSKLADLSFLVMVPLGGDQIQFMKSGIMEVPDAFILNKCDEENLARASYHTLSTTLEFLRDIVPGGSIPPIFLTSVKTKKGIQELLDFVLKSKPHPKRSSETKVQIEKWIKTEYGNFGLSFSEKLGNNTQKNYEEWENFFNSEIRSKLK
- a CDS encoding ankyrin repeat domain-containing protein — protein: MKFSSGLFFSSLLVLFSFGSSFSEEIKFVHPTNAVGGTFSGIKKRAELPSPTVSGSGLKAVAIVGEVDGNEGPKTREYVNNIKGLVKVLKDRGVTVSEFYPPNNPWAGIKEASQNANIVLYAGHGVGTNLDQPPYDQRSVGGFYLGKEFVSNEQISSGLKPAPGAIVLFLGACFTAGNMAYDMGVIRDEETKKRISMYSSPFLETGFKGYYATWAPWTAQTILALLFTNKNYGDVYFSQTNPQEVTKISHPRSSGSSLYYHTKPPTSKPVYDYAFAGDPSNVLRSENSNTDTETKITEEERLKQNRILISSLYDKNENKSLESLEKGADPNADYLGWKPIHLAIVFDLPNVVKELVRKKASINAQAEGYTPLSMALAYERKEIAEFLEKEGGTRSRAAFKKPNIPNLKK
- a CDS encoding acyl-CoA desaturase: MAIILSFFAAHWILAAFVQSFYLHRYSAHQMFKLNRFWEKFFYFFTFVVQGSSFLNPRAYAILHRRHHAYSDTAKDPHSPVASKGFFDMMWTTAVVYENILDRKEVVEKEFKGNYPEIPWFDRFADSWYIRLFFGTGYTLFYMAFVPADAVWLYALLPIHYLMGPTHGAVVNWCGHMYGYRNHAKNPDNSKNTLPVDFLIMGELYQNNHHAHPNSPNFAFRWFELDLTYQMMKVLHFMGIITIQRAVWTEKGRKELSGTAPSPLADVA